In a genomic window of Streptomyces roseoviridis:
- the lnt gene encoding apolipoprotein N-acyltransferase, with the protein MRTPFARHRAGPGAAGPGAAGRGTGTSHGAPAGPRTGGGAGRGTGAAPGAAAPPLRSRLPGPGRSALAVALGALPALAFPAPGLWWWAYLALVPWLLLIRTAPSARRAGLDGWCGGIGFMLAVHHWLLPSLHVFLLLLAALLGLLWLPWGRIVHGLLGGSPSPRRAAAALLVVPSGWLLIELVRSWEGLGGPWGLLGASQWQVPPALRLASVGGVWLVSLLVVAVNTAVALLLAVAPVRRTALVGLVGCALVLGLTWWGTTPPRTTGSVRVAVVQPGVLGPPGGAERRFDRGEELTRTLAGQRLDLVVWGESSVGADLGARPDLAARLAALSRFVDAPVLVNVDARRSDRPGIFKSAVLVGPDGPTGDRYDKMRLVPFGEYVPARAVLGWVTSVGKAAGEDRRRGTAPVVMTLPPQDGGGGAGLRVGPLVCFESAFPDMTRRLARDGADVVVAQSATSTFQDSWAPAQHASLAALRAAESGRPVVHTTLTGISAGYGPDGRPVGAALGTGTGGAAVLDLPLAGAAPTPYVRLGDWAVQGAVAVIVVLCAVEAAGRLRRR; encoded by the coding sequence ATGCGGACTCCGTTCGCCCGGCACCGGGCCGGGCCGGGAGCGGCCGGGCCGGGAGCGGCCGGGCGGGGAACCGGCACCAGCCACGGCGCACCGGCCGGCCCCCGCACCGGCGGGGGCGCGGGCCGCGGCACCGGTGCCGCGCCGGGCGCCGCCGCCCCTCCCCTGCGGTCACGGCTGCCGGGCCCCGGCCGTTCGGCGCTCGCCGTCGCCCTCGGTGCCCTGCCCGCGCTCGCCTTCCCCGCCCCCGGCCTGTGGTGGTGGGCATATCTGGCCCTCGTCCCCTGGCTGCTCCTGATCCGTACGGCGCCGAGCGCGCGCCGGGCCGGTCTGGACGGCTGGTGCGGGGGCATCGGTTTCATGCTGGCGGTGCATCACTGGCTGCTGCCGAGCCTCCACGTCTTCCTGCTCCTGCTCGCCGCGCTGCTCGGGCTGCTGTGGCTGCCGTGGGGAAGGATCGTGCACGGTCTCCTCGGCGGCTCGCCGTCCCCCCGCCGGGCCGCCGCGGCGCTGCTGGTGGTGCCCTCCGGCTGGCTGCTGATCGAACTGGTCCGCTCCTGGGAGGGCCTCGGCGGCCCGTGGGGTCTGCTCGGGGCGAGCCAGTGGCAGGTGCCGCCCGCGCTGCGGCTCGCGTCGGTGGGCGGCGTCTGGCTGGTGAGCCTGCTGGTGGTGGCGGTGAACACGGCCGTCGCGCTGCTCCTGGCCGTGGCGCCGGTGCGCAGGACCGCGCTGGTGGGTCTCGTCGGGTGCGCCCTGGTCCTGGGGCTCACCTGGTGGGGCACCACACCGCCGCGCACCACCGGCAGCGTACGGGTCGCGGTGGTCCAGCCGGGTGTCCTCGGCCCGCCGGGCGGCGCCGAACGGCGCTTCGACCGGGGCGAGGAGCTGACCAGGACGCTCGCCGGGCAGCGGCTCGACCTGGTGGTCTGGGGCGAGAGCAGCGTGGGAGCGGATCTGGGCGCGCGGCCCGATCTGGCCGCCCGGCTCGCGGCGCTCTCGCGCTTCGTGGACGCGCCGGTGCTGGTGAACGTGGACGCGCGCCGCTCGGACCGCCCCGGCATCTTCAAGAGCGCCGTGCTCGTCGGCCCGGACGGGCCGACCGGGGACCGCTACGACAAGATGCGCCTCGTGCCGTTCGGCGAGTACGTCCCGGCGCGGGCCGTGCTCGGCTGGGTGACCTCGGTCGGCAAGGCGGCCGGCGAGGACCGACGGCGGGGCACCGCACCGGTCGTGATGACGCTTCCGCCGCAGGACGGCGGCGGGGGCGCGGGACTTCGGGTGGGGCCGCTGGTCTGCTTCGAGTCGGCCTTCCCCGACATGACCCGGCGTCTGGCCCGGGACGGTGCCGACGTGGTGGTGGCGCAGTCGGCCACCTCCACCTTCCAGGACAGCTGGGCTCCGGCCCAACACGCCTCGCTCGCGGCCCTGCGGGCCGCGGAGTCGGGGCGGCCGGTGGTGCACACGACGCTGACCGGGATCAGCGCCGGGTACGGCCCGGACGGGCGGCCCGTCGGCGCCGCCCTGGGCACCGGGACCGGCGGCGCCGCCGTCCTGGACCTGCCGCTCGCAGGCGCGGCTCCCACCCCGTACGTCCGTCTCGGCGACTGGGCGGTCCAGGGGGCCGTCGCCGTCATCGTCGTGCTGTGCGCGGTCGAGGCCGCGGGACGGCTCAGGAGGCGCTGA
- a CDS encoding Gfo/Idh/MocA family oxidoreductase, which yields MKVGCIGLGDIARKAYLPVLSTLPGIELHLQTRTPATLDLVGDSLHVPAARRHRDLDSLLAAGLDAAFVHAPTQVHPEITTRLLEAGVPTYVDKPLAYEYAESERLVELAEKRAVGLAVGFNRRLAPAYAQCLDHPRELILMQKNRVGLPEDPRTFVLDDFIHVVDTLRFLLPGDVEHTDVRARVRDGLLHHVVLQLSGDGFTALGVMNRRGGSTEEILEVSGQDTKRQVLNLAEIVDHKGQPTVRRRGDWVPVARQRGIEQAVIAFLEAVREGRPLSARDALVTHELCERVVREALAQAA from the coding sequence GTGAAGGTCGGCTGCATCGGACTCGGCGACATCGCCCGCAAGGCGTACCTCCCGGTCCTGTCCACCCTTCCCGGGATCGAGCTCCACCTCCAGACCCGCACCCCCGCGACCCTCGACCTGGTCGGCGACAGCCTCCACGTGCCCGCCGCGCGCCGGCACCGCGACCTCGACTCGCTGCTCGCCGCCGGACTCGACGCCGCCTTCGTGCACGCCCCGACCCAGGTGCACCCCGAGATCACCACCCGCCTCCTGGAGGCCGGGGTCCCCACCTACGTCGACAAGCCGCTCGCCTACGAGTACGCCGAGTCCGAGCGGCTGGTCGAACTCGCCGAGAAGCGCGCGGTCGGCCTCGCCGTCGGCTTCAACCGCCGGCTCGCCCCCGCCTACGCCCAGTGCCTCGACCACCCGCGCGAGCTGATCCTCATGCAGAAGAACCGCGTCGGGCTGCCCGAGGACCCGCGCACCTTCGTCCTCGACGACTTCATCCACGTCGTCGACACCCTGCGCTTCCTGCTCCCCGGCGACGTCGAGCACACCGACGTACGGGCCAGGGTCCGCGACGGGCTGCTGCACCACGTCGTGCTCCAGCTGTCCGGCGACGGCTTCACCGCCCTCGGCGTGATGAACCGCCGAGGCGGCTCCACCGAGGAGATCCTGGAGGTCTCCGGGCAGGACACCAAGCGCCAGGTCCTCAACCTCGCCGAGATCGTCGACCACAAGGGCCAGCCGACCGTGCGCCGCCGCGGCGACTGGGTGCCGGTGGCCCGCCAGCGCGGCATCGAGCAGGCCGTGATTGCCTTCCTCGAAGCCGTACGCGAGGGGCGGCCGCTCAGCGCCCGCGACGCGCTCGTGACCCACGAGCTGTGCGAACGCGTGGTGCGCGAGGCGCTCGCCCAGGCCGCCTGA
- a CDS encoding TetR/AcrR family transcriptional regulator gives MTATPAPDAPPTRAELIGDAALDLLVERGMRGLTHRAVDERAGLPQGSTSNHARTRQALLEAAVRRQVEREAGVLAPHELPGADADPKAVAEALALALHRYLTDHRALLVSRYELALEATRRPELRAFFDSAGAVFHGPLIAMMAAAGSPAPERHALSLIAWSEGLMFSCAAGSFHTAVPSRAELRTGLDELLRGMLGGQNA, from the coding sequence ATGACCGCGACACCGGCCCCCGACGCCCCGCCCACCCGCGCCGAGCTCATCGGCGACGCGGCCCTCGACCTGCTCGTGGAGCGCGGCATGCGCGGGCTCACCCACCGCGCCGTGGACGAGCGGGCCGGACTCCCCCAGGGCTCCACCTCCAACCACGCCCGCACCCGGCAGGCCCTCCTCGAGGCGGCGGTCCGGCGCCAGGTCGAGCGGGAGGCGGGCGTCCTCGCGCCGCACGAGCTGCCCGGCGCGGACGCGGATCCGAAGGCCGTGGCGGAGGCGCTCGCCCTGGCCCTGCACCGCTATCTGACGGACCACCGGGCCCTGCTCGTCTCCCGCTACGAACTGGCCCTGGAGGCCACCCGCCGCCCCGAGCTGCGCGCCTTCTTCGACTCCGCCGGAGCCGTCTTCCACGGCCCGCTGATCGCGATGATGGCCGCCGCCGGCTCGCCCGCGCCCGAGCGCCACGCGCTCTCCCTGATCGCCTGGAGCGAGGGGCTGATGTTCTCCTGCGCCGCCGGGTCCTTCCACACCGCGGTGCCGAGCCGCGCGGAACTGCGCACCGGCCTCGACGAGTTGCTGCGCGGGATGCTGGGCGGCCAGAACGCCTGA
- a CDS encoding HipA family kinase has translation MLEEVVATRYVTPLREGGSLPGIVEADDLGTYVMKFTGAGQGRKTLVAEVICGQLARRLGLRVPELVTIQLDPVIGLSEPDQEVQELLKASGGLNLGMDFLPGSLGFDPLAYEVDPKEAGRVVWFDAVINNVDRSWRNPNMLVWHGDLWLIDHGATMIWHHNWPGAAASAARPYDASDHALAPFSPDIAAAAAELAPLVTRELLTEVAADVPDEWLVDEPGFAGPDEVRAAYVAALLPRAETIHERITLGPRTERRPQQPPGWLAERLAPRPHDTGHSAGPATEKDSTP, from the coding sequence GTGTTGGAAGAGGTCGTAGCGACCCGCTATGTCACGCCCCTGCGTGAGGGTGGCTCGCTCCCCGGGATCGTCGAGGCCGACGATCTCGGCACGTACGTCATGAAGTTCACCGGAGCCGGCCAGGGCCGCAAGACCCTGGTCGCCGAGGTGATCTGCGGGCAGCTCGCCCGCCGGCTCGGGCTGCGGGTGCCCGAGCTCGTCACCATCCAGCTCGACCCGGTCATCGGGCTCTCCGAACCCGACCAGGAGGTGCAGGAGCTCCTCAAGGCCAGCGGCGGGCTCAACCTCGGCATGGACTTCCTGCCGGGCTCGCTCGGCTTCGACCCGCTCGCCTACGAGGTCGACCCGAAGGAGGCCGGACGGGTCGTCTGGTTCGACGCGGTCATCAACAACGTCGACCGCTCCTGGCGCAACCCCAACATGCTGGTGTGGCACGGCGACCTGTGGCTCATCGACCACGGCGCCACCATGATCTGGCACCACAACTGGCCCGGCGCCGCCGCCTCCGCCGCCCGGCCCTACGACGCTTCCGACCACGCCCTGGCCCCCTTCTCGCCCGACATCGCCGCCGCGGCCGCCGAGCTCGCGCCGCTCGTCACCCGCGAGCTGCTCACCGAGGTCGCCGCCGACGTCCCCGACGAGTGGCTGGTCGACGAGCCCGGCTTCGCCGGCCCCGACGAGGTGCGGGCCGCGTACGTGGCGGCGCTGCTGCCGCGCGCCGAGACCATCCACGAGCGGATCACCCTCGGCCCGCGTACCGAGCGGCGGCCCCAGCAGCCCCCGGGCTGGCTCGCCGAACGCCTCGCACCCCGGCCGCACGACACCGGGCACTCCGCCGGGCCCGCCACCGAGAAGGACAGCACCCCGTGA
- the ung gene encoding uracil-DNA glycosylase: MTDTDMLPESWRGVLGEELQKPYFKQLTEFVEEERAKGPVYPPREEVFAALAATPFDKVKVLVLGQDPYHGEGQGHGLCFSVRPGVKTPPSLRNIYKEMQAELGHPIPDNGYLMPWAEQGVLLLNAVLTVRAGEANSHKGKGWEKFTDAVITAVAARPDPAVFVLWGNYAQKKLPLIDESRHAVVKGAHPSPLSAKKFFGSQPFTQINQAVAAQGHEPIDWRIPDLG, from the coding sequence GTGACCGACACCGACATGCTGCCCGAGTCCTGGCGCGGCGTCCTCGGCGAGGAGCTGCAGAAGCCCTACTTCAAGCAGCTCACCGAGTTCGTCGAGGAGGAGCGGGCCAAGGGGCCGGTCTACCCGCCGCGCGAGGAGGTCTTCGCCGCCCTCGCCGCCACCCCGTTCGACAAGGTGAAGGTCCTGGTCCTCGGCCAGGACCCCTACCACGGCGAGGGTCAGGGCCACGGCCTGTGCTTCTCCGTCCGCCCGGGTGTGAAGACCCCGCCCTCGCTGCGGAACATCTACAAGGAGATGCAGGCCGAGCTCGGCCACCCGATCCCCGACAACGGCTATCTGATGCCGTGGGCCGAGCAGGGCGTCCTGCTGCTCAACGCGGTGCTCACCGTCCGGGCCGGCGAGGCCAACTCGCATAAGGGCAAGGGCTGGGAGAAGTTCACCGACGCGGTCATCACGGCCGTCGCCGCCCGCCCCGACCCGGCCGTCTTCGTGCTGTGGGGCAACTACGCCCAGAAGAAGCTCCCGCTCATCGACGAGAGCCGCCACGCCGTGGTGAAGGGCGCCCACCCCTCGCCGCTGTCGGCGAAGAAGTTCTTCGGTTCCCAGCCCTTCACCCAGATCAACCAGGCCGTCGCCGCCCAGGGCCACGAGCCGATCGACTGGCGCATCCCCGACCTCGGCTGA
- a CDS encoding DUF3037 domain-containing protein: MTDRDVFEYALLRVVPRVERGECFNAGVVVYCRARSFVAARTHLDEAKLAALDPAADVTGVRAALHAVEGVCAGGEAAGQAARDDAGRRFRWLIAPRSTVVQPGPVHTGLTTDPEAEVERLLDLLVR, encoded by the coding sequence GTGACCGACCGCGATGTCTTCGAGTACGCGCTGCTGCGCGTGGTGCCCCGCGTCGAACGCGGCGAGTGCTTCAACGCCGGCGTGGTCGTCTACTGCCGGGCCCGTTCCTTCGTGGCCGCCCGCACCCATCTGGACGAGGCCAAGCTGGCCGCTCTCGACCCGGCGGCCGACGTCACCGGCGTACGGGCCGCGCTGCACGCCGTCGAGGGCGTCTGCGCGGGCGGCGAGGCCGCCGGGCAGGCGGCCCGCGACGACGCCGGCCGGCGCTTCCGCTGGCTGATCGCACCCCGCTCGACGGTCGTGCAGCCCGGCCCGGTGCACACCGGCCTGACCACCGACCCCGAGGCCGAGGTGGAACGCCTGCTCGATCTGCTCGTGCGCTGA
- a CDS encoding SDR family oxidoreductase, with amino-acid sequence MSANELPEPSGKVALVTGGSRGIGYGIAEALVARGDRVCITGRGEEALKEAVERLGADRVIAVPGKAHDEAHQAAAVAAAMEAFGRVDFLINNAGTNPVFGPIAELDLGVARKVFETNVVSALGFAQHTYRAWQKEHGGAIVNIASVAGIAASPFVGAYGMSKAAMINLTLQMAHEFAPAVRVNAIAPAVVRTKFAAALYEGREAEVVASYPMGRLGEPRDVGGAAAFLTSSQADWITGQTLVVDGGIFLNAGVG; translated from the coding sequence ATGAGCGCGAACGAACTGCCCGAGCCCTCGGGCAAGGTCGCCCTGGTCACCGGCGGCAGCCGGGGCATCGGCTACGGCATCGCCGAGGCCCTCGTCGCCCGCGGCGACCGGGTCTGCATCACCGGGCGCGGCGAGGAGGCCCTCAAGGAGGCCGTGGAGCGGCTCGGTGCCGACCGGGTCATCGCGGTGCCGGGCAAGGCGCACGACGAGGCCCACCAGGCCGCCGCCGTCGCCGCCGCCATGGAAGCCTTCGGCCGGGTCGACTTCCTGATCAACAACGCCGGCACCAATCCGGTCTTCGGGCCGATCGCCGAACTCGACCTGGGCGTGGCCCGCAAGGTCTTCGAGACCAATGTGGTCTCGGCGCTCGGCTTCGCCCAGCACACGTACCGGGCGTGGCAGAAGGAACACGGAGGGGCGATCGTGAACATCGCCTCGGTCGCCGGAATCGCCGCCTCGCCGTTCGTCGGCGCGTACGGAATGAGCAAGGCGGCCATGATCAATCTCACCCTCCAGATGGCCCACGAATTCGCTCCGGCGGTCCGGGTCAACGCCATCGCCCCGGCCGTCGTGCGAACGAAATTCGCCGCCGCCCTCTACGAAGGCCGGGAGGCCGAGGTGGTCGCCTCCTACCCGATGGGCCGGCTCGGGGAGCCGCGGGACGTCGGGGGCGCCGCCGCCTTCCTGACCTCCTCGCAGGCGGACTGGATCACCGGCCAGACACTGGTCGTCGACGGCGGTATTTTCCTGAACGCCGGTGTCGGGTGA
- a CDS encoding DinB family protein encodes MTAERTASTPRTDPGTLTGERAALEEWLDFHRATLAMKCEGLDDAQLRTASAPPSDLNLLGLVRHMAEVERGWFRRTLAGEDAGWIYCTEEDMDRDIHATEEDTWEEAYATWQDEIARALANAAERGLDDVGTGKHRSGQTYNLRWIYLHMIEEYARHNGHADLLRERIDGATGD; translated from the coding sequence ATGACTGCCGAACGCACCGCATCCACCCCCCGCACCGACCCCGGCACCCTCACCGGCGAGCGCGCGGCCCTGGAGGAATGGCTCGACTTCCACCGGGCCACCCTCGCCATGAAGTGCGAGGGCCTCGACGACGCCCAGCTGCGCACCGCCTCAGCGCCGCCGTCCGACCTCAACCTGCTGGGCCTGGTCCGGCACATGGCCGAGGTCGAGCGCGGCTGGTTCCGGCGGACCCTCGCGGGCGAGGACGCCGGCTGGATCTACTGCACCGAGGAGGACATGGACCGCGACATCCATGCCACCGAGGAGGACACGTGGGAGGAGGCGTACGCCACCTGGCAGGACGAGATCGCCCGGGCCCTCGCCAACGCCGCCGAACGCGGCCTCGACGACGTCGGCACCGGGAAGCACCGCTCGGGGCAGACGTACAACCTGCGCTGGATCTACCTGCACATGATCGAGGAGTACGCCCGGCACAACGGCCACGCCGACCTCCTGCGCGAGCGCATCGACGGCGCGACCGGAGACTGA
- a CDS encoding FAD-dependent oxidoreductase, whose translation MEQHRAVVVGAGIGGLTAAVALRQRGWDVTVLERAPGLAPVGAGIALAPNALRALDVIGLGDPVRDLAAWQGDGGVRRPDGRWLCRTDARAAAARFGGPLVLLHRATLVDLLTSALPATAVRTASPAGLDDPGDARRPARVSTPDGTVEAELVVAADGLRSAVRTALFPRHPGPRYSGFTTWRTVIPAPERPFAPHETWGPARLWGSQPLKDGRVYAYAMAAAPAGARAADGEKAELARLFGGWHHPVPAILAAADETGILRHDVHHLIDPLPAFHHGRVALVGDAAHAMQPTLGQGGNQAVEDAIVLAHHTGHGLPVPAALAAYTADRLPRTTALVRKAARTGRLALLSARPAVALRDTALSAASRFGPGLILRGFEGIADWCPPAAAEPRRVS comes from the coding sequence ATGGAACAGCACCGTGCCGTCGTCGTAGGAGCGGGCATCGGCGGCCTCACCGCCGCCGTCGCCCTGCGGCAGCGCGGCTGGGACGTCACCGTCCTCGAACGCGCCCCCGGCCTCGCGCCCGTCGGCGCCGGGATCGCCCTCGCCCCCAACGCCCTGCGCGCCCTCGACGTCATCGGCCTCGGCGACCCGGTCCGGGACCTCGCCGCCTGGCAGGGCGACGGCGGCGTGCGCCGCCCCGACGGCCGCTGGCTCTGCCGCACCGACGCCCGGGCCGCCGCAGCCCGTTTCGGCGGCCCGCTCGTCCTGCTGCACCGCGCCACCCTGGTCGACCTCCTCACCTCGGCCCTGCCCGCCACCGCCGTGCGCACCGCGAGCCCGGCCGGCCTCGACGACCCCGGCGACGCCCGCCGTCCCGCCCGCGTGTCCACCCCCGACGGCACCGTCGAGGCCGAACTCGTCGTCGCCGCCGACGGCCTCCGCTCCGCCGTCCGCACCGCCCTCTTCCCCCGCCACCCCGGCCCCCGCTACTCCGGCTTCACCACCTGGCGGACCGTCATCCCCGCCCCCGAGCGGCCCTTCGCCCCGCACGAGACCTGGGGCCCCGCCCGTCTCTGGGGCAGCCAGCCGCTCAAGGACGGCCGCGTCTACGCGTACGCCATGGCGGCGGCCCCCGCCGGGGCCCGCGCCGCCGACGGCGAGAAGGCCGAACTCGCGCGTCTCTTCGGCGGCTGGCACCACCCCGTGCCCGCGATCCTGGCGGCCGCCGACGAGACGGGCATCCTCCGGCACGACGTCCACCACCTCATCGACCCGCTGCCCGCCTTCCACCACGGCCGCGTCGCCCTCGTCGGCGACGCCGCCCACGCCATGCAGCCCACCCTGGGCCAGGGCGGCAACCAGGCCGTCGAGGACGCGATCGTCCTCGCCCACCACACCGGCCACGGCCTGCCCGTCCCGGCCGCCCTCGCCGCGTACACCGCCGACCGGCTGCCCCGCACCACCGCCCTGGTCCGCAAGGCCGCCCGCACCGGCCGCCTCGCGCTGCTGTCCGCCCGCCCCGCCGTCGCCCTGCGCGACACCGCCCTGAGCGCCGCCTCCCGCTTCGGTCCCGGACTGATCCTGCGTGGCTTCGAGGGCATCGCCGACTGGTGCCCCCCGGCCGCCGCCGAACCGCGCCGCGTAAGCTGA
- the fabG gene encoding 3-oxoacyl-ACP reductase FabG — MSTTEQRVAVVTGAARGIGAATAIRLAAEGRAVAVLDLDEAACKDTVEKITAAGGTALAVGCDVSDSAQVEAAVARVVAELGAPTILVNNAGVLRDNLLFKMSEADWDTVMNVHLKGAFLMAKACQKHMVDAGFGRIVSLSSSSALGNRGQANYSAVKAGLQGFTKTLAKELGKFGITANAVAPGFIVTEMTAQTAERVGMGFEEFQAAAASMIPVQRVGRPEDIANAIAFFTGDDAGFVSGQVLYVAGGPLN; from the coding sequence ATGTCCACCACCGAGCAGCGCGTAGCCGTCGTCACCGGTGCGGCGCGGGGCATCGGAGCCGCCACCGCGATCCGGCTCGCCGCCGAGGGCCGGGCCGTCGCCGTACTCGACCTCGACGAGGCGGCCTGCAAGGACACCGTCGAGAAGATCACCGCCGCGGGCGGCACCGCGCTCGCCGTCGGCTGCGACGTCTCCGACAGCGCCCAGGTGGAGGCCGCCGTCGCGCGGGTCGTCGCCGAGCTCGGCGCGCCCACGATCCTCGTCAACAACGCGGGCGTGCTCCGCGACAACCTGCTCTTCAAGATGTCCGAGGCGGACTGGGACACCGTCATGAACGTCCACCTCAAGGGCGCGTTCCTGATGGCCAAGGCGTGCCAGAAGCACATGGTCGACGCCGGCTTCGGCCGGATCGTCTCGCTCTCCTCCTCCTCGGCGCTCGGCAACCGGGGCCAGGCCAACTACTCCGCGGTCAAGGCCGGTCTCCAGGGCTTCACCAAGACCCTGGCCAAGGAGCTCGGCAAGTTCGGCATCACCGCCAACGCCGTCGCCCCCGGCTTCATCGTCACCGAGATGACCGCGCAGACCGCCGAGCGGGTCGGCATGGGCTTCGAGGAGTTCCAGGCCGCCGCGGCGTCCATGATCCCGGTCCAGCGCGTCGGCCGGCCCGAGGACATCGCGAACGCCATCGCCTTCTTCACCGGCGACGACGCCGGCTTCGTGTCCGGCCAGGTCCTGTACGTGGCCGGCGGCCCGCTCAACTGA
- a CDS encoding nuclear transport factor 2 family protein, translating into MTQRVDLANVMDRLAVDDVITGYAVAVDDSDWTAYRALFTPDGRADYRGAGGVEGPVSEVADWLAGTMRLFPVRQHLIVNRRVAVQDLGGSPGDEATVRADYVNPMRYASGEDFVCGGRYAFTLRRTDDGWLLTSVVVEEKWRRG; encoded by the coding sequence ATGACACAGCGCGTGGACCTCGCGAACGTGATGGACCGGCTCGCCGTCGACGACGTGATCACCGGCTACGCCGTGGCCGTGGACGACTCCGACTGGACCGCGTACCGCGCGCTGTTCACGCCGGACGGGCGCGCCGACTACCGCGGTGCGGGCGGCGTCGAGGGCCCCGTGTCCGAGGTCGCCGACTGGCTCGCCGGGACGATGCGGCTCTTTCCCGTGCGCCAGCACCTCATCGTCAACCGGCGGGTCGCCGTCCAGGACCTCGGGGGCTCTCCCGGCGACGAGGCGACCGTGCGCGCCGACTACGTGAACCCGATGCGGTACGCGTCGGGCGAGGACTTCGTCTGCGGCGGGCGTTACGCCTTCACGCTGCGCCGTACGGACGACGGCTGGCTGCTGACCTCGGTGGTGGTCGAGGAGAAGTGGCGCCGGGGCTGA
- a CDS encoding ABC transporter substrate-binding protein, with amino-acid sequence MFNRTSLQAAAALASISLLSGCSVFSDGESATEQRIVVGTTSSPSTLDPAAAWDNSWELFRNVFQTLVSFPTGRTTPESDAADCKFKEGSSSRVFECQVHEGLTFSNGHKLDAEAVKYSIERIRTINHKGGPNGMLGSLDKVEVVAPDTVVFRLNKPDATFPFVLATPAMSIVDPAEYPADRLRTDGKLVGSGPYVLDEYKEKEKAELTRNPSYKGFADRKNGGVTIRYFAESEAMVTALKEKEIDATYRGLTAAEVVDLQADKPENQGLQLVESTGADIRYLVFNTKDDSVAKLPVRKAIAQLVNREELVNKVYQGTAEPLYSMVPKGIAGHTTSFYDRFGEPDPAKAKSILRAAGITEPVELDFWYTTDRYGSSTAPEFAELKRQLEGSGLFEITLHGKPWKEFQAGYQKGEYPVFGRGWFPDFPDPDNFIAPFVGEENVLGTPYVSPEITGELLPRSRRESDRAAVTDEFKKAQEIMVRDVRLLPLWQGKLYIAASEDIAGGERALDPQTVMQLWELSRRTSW; translated from the coding sequence GTGTTCAACCGGACCAGTCTGCAGGCCGCTGCAGCCCTTGCGTCCATATCCCTCCTGTCCGGATGCAGTGTGTTTTCGGACGGTGAATCCGCAACGGAACAGAGAATCGTCGTGGGGACGACGAGCTCGCCCTCGACGCTCGATCCGGCCGCCGCCTGGGACAATTCCTGGGAGCTTTTCCGGAATGTCTTCCAGACGCTCGTGAGCTTCCCGACCGGCCGGACGACCCCCGAGTCGGACGCCGCGGACTGCAAGTTCAAGGAGGGCTCCTCCAGCCGGGTCTTCGAGTGCCAGGTCCACGAGGGACTGACCTTCTCCAACGGTCACAAGCTGGACGCCGAGGCCGTGAAGTACTCGATCGAGCGGATCCGCACGATCAACCACAAGGGCGGCCCCAACGGCATGCTGGGCTCCCTCGACAAGGTCGAGGTCGTCGCCCCCGACACGGTCGTCTTCCGGCTGAACAAGCCGGACGCCACCTTCCCCTTCGTCCTGGCCACCCCGGCCATGTCGATCGTCGACCCGGCCGAGTACCCGGCCGACCGGCTCCGCACCGACGGCAAGCTGGTCGGCTCGGGCCCGTACGTCCTCGACGAGTACAAGGAGAAGGAGAAGGCCGAGCTCACCCGCAACCCGAGCTACAAGGGCTTCGCCGACCGCAAGAACGGCGGCGTCACCATCCGGTACTTCGCCGAGTCCGAGGCGATGGTCACCGCGCTGAAGGAGAAGGAGATCGACGCCACCTACCGCGGTCTGACCGCGGCCGAGGTGGTCGACCTCCAGGCCGACAAGCCGGAGAACCAGGGTCTCCAGCTGGTCGAGTCCACCGGCGCCGACATCCGCTACCTGGTCTTCAACACCAAGGACGACTCGGTCGCCAAGCTGCCCGTCCGCAAGGCCATCGCCCAGCTCGTCAACCGCGAGGAACTGGTCAACAAGGTCTACCAGGGCACCGCCGAGCCGCTGTACTCGATGGTCCCCAAGGGCATCGCGGGCCACACCACCAGCTTCTACGACCGCTTCGGCGAGCCCGACCCCGCCAAGGCCAAGTCGATCCTGCGGGCCGCCGGCATCACCGAGCCCGTCGAGCTGGACTTCTGGTACACCACCGACCGCTACGGCTCCTCGACCGCGCCCGAGTTCGCCGAGCTCAAGCGCCAGCTGGAGGGGTCCGGCCTCTTCGAGATCACCCTGCACGGCAAGCCGTGGAAGGAGTTCCAGGCCGGCTACCAGAAGGGCGAGTACCCCGTCTTCGGCCGAGGCTGGTTCCCCGACTTCCCGGATCCGGACAACTTCATCGCCCCGTTCGTGGGCGAGGAGAACGTCCTCGGCACCCCGTACGTCAGCCCCGAGATCACCGGCGAACTCCTCCCGAGGTCCCGGCGCGAGAGCGACCGCGCGGCCGTCACGGACGAGTTCAAGAAGGCCCAGGAGATCATGGTGCGCGACGTCCGGCTGCTGCCCCTGTGGCAGGGCAAGCTGTACATCGCGGCGAGCGAGGACATCGCGGGCGGCGAGCGGGCGCTCGACCCGCAGACCGTCATGCAGCTGTGGGAGCTCAGCCGCCGCACCAGCTGGTAG